In one Mycobacterium heckeshornense genomic region, the following are encoded:
- a CDS encoding nitric oxide reductase activation protein NorD: protein MSTEQAEGLRRLGLLASALAGRTLEVAAGAPGERAWTDGRIIFLDPDADTDGQLQALAVQASLLAAGSLDLTVIRRLARRPALASRYLAVEGFRALAANENLLPPVVRVLLDGEVAPRTDSAAASLAVALSREALAEPPAVFGAIRARKLLASKDRDRKSRSASEHVARRQPDRGLAELDDDNAVDGADVWSSPVGGRGGLGRLLQQMLGVVRRLGESGPPGADAPTHLRRFSPRHGGSAVVSKPMVAASGGIVGEAGGTTYPEWDVYRRGYRPNWCTVHEVSPPTGDVSAALWSSRNLLRPLARLGLGLDRYRRQAQGDDIDIDAAVEERVELLARSAPDEAVYLDNLRRRRDVAVLLLLDVSGSAAEPGASGQTVHAQQRAAAAALTSALHDLGDRVALYAFHSQGRAAVHLIPVKRFDDDLDAAAMRRLGGLVPGAYSRLGAAIRHGAAVLENRAGTPRRLLVVISDGLAYDHGYERSYGAADARRALAEARYRGIGCLCLTVGAGTNVDDLRRVFGSAAHATIPRPEQLSRVIGPLLRSALGSAELRRRVA, encoded by the coding sequence TTGAGCACAGAACAAGCCGAAGGTCTGCGCCGCCTTGGCCTATTGGCCTCGGCGCTGGCGGGTCGCACCTTAGAGGTCGCCGCGGGGGCTCCCGGTGAACGGGCGTGGACCGACGGCCGCATCATCTTTTTGGATCCTGACGCTGACACCGATGGCCAGCTTCAGGCACTGGCTGTGCAGGCATCCCTGCTGGCCGCCGGAAGTCTCGACCTGACGGTGATACGTAGGCTCGCTCGCCGGCCCGCACTGGCCAGTCGATACCTGGCGGTCGAGGGCTTTCGGGCGCTGGCGGCGAACGAGAACCTGCTCCCGCCGGTCGTTCGTGTGCTCCTCGACGGCGAGGTCGCGCCGCGCACCGATTCCGCCGCCGCGTCCTTGGCCGTGGCACTGAGCCGGGAGGCACTCGCCGAGCCACCGGCTGTATTCGGAGCGATCCGCGCACGAAAACTATTGGCATCAAAGGATCGCGATCGCAAATCGCGATCGGCGAGCGAGCATGTCGCGCGCCGGCAGCCAGACCGGGGCCTGGCTGAACTCGACGACGACAACGCCGTCGACGGCGCCGATGTCTGGTCAAGTCCGGTCGGCGGGCGTGGTGGGCTCGGCCGGCTGCTCCAGCAAATGCTCGGTGTAGTGCGCCGACTCGGTGAGAGCGGCCCACCGGGGGCGGACGCACCCACGCACCTGCGCCGCTTTAGCCCGCGACACGGAGGCAGCGCCGTCGTATCGAAGCCAATGGTGGCGGCGTCGGGCGGAATTGTCGGGGAGGCTGGCGGCACAACGTATCCCGAATGGGATGTTTACCGGCGCGGTTACCGGCCGAACTGGTGCACCGTGCACGAGGTGTCACCGCCGACAGGTGACGTATCAGCGGCGCTGTGGAGCAGTAGAAACTTGCTCCGGCCGCTGGCCCGTCTCGGCCTGGGGCTTGATCGCTATCGCCGGCAAGCCCAGGGAGACGACATCGACATCGACGCCGCGGTCGAGGAGCGCGTGGAGCTGCTGGCGCGCTCCGCACCTGATGAAGCTGTCTATCTAGACAACCTTCGCCGTCGACGCGACGTTGCCGTGCTGTTACTGCTCGACGTGTCGGGTTCGGCCGCAGAGCCCGGCGCAAGCGGACAGACGGTTCACGCGCAGCAGCGCGCGGCCGCGGCCGCGCTCACGTCTGCCCTGCACGATCTGGGAGATCGAGTGGCGCTCTACGCCTTTCACTCACAAGGACGTGCGGCAGTGCATCTCATTCCGGTGAAACGCTTCGACGACGACCTCGACGCTGCGGCAATGCGGCGACTTGGTGGCCTGGTTCCGGGTGCGTACTCGAGGCTGGGCGCGGCGATTCGGCATGGTGCTGCCGTGCTCGAAAATCGCGCCGGCACGCCGCGGCGACTGTTGGTCGTGATATCCGACGGATTGGCCTACGACCACGGTTATGAACGCAGCTATGGCGCTGCCGATGCCCGCCGCGCGCTGGCCGAGGCGCGCTATCGGGGTATCGGATGCCTTTGTCTCACTGTTGGCGCCGGCACCAATGTCGACGACCTCAGACGCGTCTTCGGCAGCGCCGCGCACGCCACGATTCCCAGGCCCGAGCAGCTAAGCCGAGTGATCGGCCCACTATTGCGCTCGGCGCTCGGCTCCGCTGAGCTGCGACGGCGGGTGGCGTGA
- a CDS encoding acyl-CoA dehydrogenase family protein has protein sequence MDFSYPPEVEQFRKELRAWLAANLSDAVVAAGQRSGQDDDTFETLRAWNATMADAGWAAVSWPPDYGGRGATVLEQLVYAEETTRARAPLPLNVIGINNIAPAIMQYGTEQQKRTLLPRMVRADDIWCQGMSEPEAGSDLASLRTRAVRDGEYFVVSGQKIWTSLGHRARWCQLYARTDPKAPKHKGISCLIVDMTLPGIEARPLVTLNGETEFAELFFNDVRVPVDALLGPLNQGWQVATTTLSHERAGAARLYAGLQVQLEDLVSDLDGVEVNDRPALQDPATLRRLGELAVRIKYLEVLCQRSISAMLHGGDAFGSASLAKTVWGELGQDLAAVAFDLLGPNGAEGRWARRRLASRSLTIAGGTTQINKNITAQRVLGLPR, from the coding sequence GTGGATTTCTCCTATCCACCGGAGGTGGAGCAGTTCCGCAAGGAATTACGGGCGTGGCTGGCCGCAAACCTGTCTGATGCCGTTGTGGCCGCCGGCCAACGTAGCGGCCAGGACGACGACACGTTCGAGACGCTTCGTGCGTGGAACGCAACCATGGCCGACGCGGGCTGGGCCGCCGTTTCCTGGCCACCGGACTACGGCGGTCGCGGCGCGACGGTGCTCGAGCAGCTGGTGTACGCCGAAGAGACGACCCGTGCTCGGGCGCCGCTTCCGCTCAACGTAATCGGGATCAACAACATAGCGCCGGCGATCATGCAGTACGGAACCGAGCAACAGAAGCGCACGCTGCTTCCCCGCATGGTCCGGGCAGACGACATCTGGTGCCAGGGCATGTCCGAGCCGGAAGCCGGCTCCGACCTGGCGTCGCTACGCACCCGAGCGGTGCGGGACGGCGAGTATTTCGTGGTCAGCGGCCAGAAAATCTGGACCTCCCTTGGGCATCGGGCTCGCTGGTGCCAGCTGTACGCGCGCACTGACCCGAAAGCCCCGAAGCACAAAGGGATTTCGTGTCTGATCGTCGACATGACATTGCCGGGAATCGAGGCACGGCCCCTGGTCACCCTCAACGGCGAGACCGAATTCGCCGAGCTGTTCTTCAACGATGTGCGAGTCCCGGTGGATGCCCTGCTCGGACCGCTGAACCAGGGTTGGCAGGTCGCGACGACAACGCTCAGCCATGAACGCGCCGGCGCGGCGCGCCTGTACGCCGGCTTGCAAGTACAGCTGGAGGATCTGGTTTCCGATTTGGACGGCGTTGAGGTCAACGACCGGCCGGCCCTGCAAGACCCGGCCACGCTGCGCCGCCTCGGCGAGCTGGCCGTGCGCATCAAGTACCTTGAAGTGCTCTGCCAGCGGTCGATCTCGGCGATGTTGCACGGCGGCGACGCTTTCGGGTCGGCCAGCCTGGCCAAGACGGTCTGGGGTGAGCTTGGACAAGACCTCGCCGCTGTGGCCTTCGACCTGCTGGGCCCTAACGGCGCCGAGGGCCGCTGGGCGCGGCGTCGACTGGCTTCCCGTTCGCTGACGATTGCCGGTGGTACCACACAGATCAACAAGAACATCACGGCGCAACGAGTGCTGGGGCTTCCGCGATGA
- a CDS encoding acyl-CoA dehydrogenase family protein has translation MNLEFNDEQLALRDTVRRFLVEKATIAGHVRPLLDDPTGVNLAAWHGLAGLGTTGLLVPQDYGGAGMTMVEAGIVLEELGAALYPGPWLSTAVAATRALSRFGAGDNAARLFTGIADGSMIATAGPLDLNRARPKAAVSSDATVLSGAINLLPDAAAADVLLIVADDADGPALFAVETSSNGLVVTQQPGIDQTRKQFRVILDDAPAQRLAAVAPDALTALIDDVLVAAAADALGAARAVMDSAIEYAKVRKQFGQPIGAFQAVQHLCVDMYETVELARGGVMYALWAADRAGSHERHVSALRAKAFAGRLASVGDVAIQVFGGIGYTWEHHAHLYLKRLLGWHSFLGGPDRYLEQVGAQLVRRSARSNQ, from the coding sequence ATGAACTTGGAATTCAACGACGAGCAGCTGGCACTGCGTGACACGGTGCGGCGCTTCTTGGTCGAAAAGGCAACCATTGCCGGCCACGTACGTCCGCTGCTGGATGATCCAACGGGGGTGAACTTGGCCGCCTGGCACGGCCTCGCCGGCCTTGGAACCACCGGGCTTTTGGTCCCGCAAGACTACGGCGGCGCCGGGATGACGATGGTGGAAGCCGGCATTGTCCTGGAAGAGCTCGGTGCGGCGCTCTACCCCGGGCCGTGGCTGTCGACCGCCGTTGCCGCGACGCGTGCGCTGAGCCGTTTCGGCGCCGGCGATAACGCAGCCAGGCTGTTTACCGGGATCGCCGACGGATCGATGATCGCCACGGCGGGCCCGTTGGACCTCAACCGCGCCCGGCCGAAAGCCGCTGTATCAAGCGACGCAACCGTGCTAAGCGGGGCGATTAACCTCCTGCCGGATGCGGCTGCGGCAGACGTGCTTTTGATCGTCGCCGACGACGCCGACGGCCCAGCGCTTTTCGCAGTCGAAACCTCCTCGAACGGTCTCGTTGTTACGCAACAGCCCGGTATTGACCAGACCCGCAAACAGTTTCGAGTGATACTCGATGATGCGCCCGCGCAGCGCCTCGCCGCCGTCGCACCGGATGCACTCACCGCGCTCATCGATGACGTGCTCGTCGCCGCAGCAGCCGACGCCCTGGGTGCCGCGCGCGCGGTCATGGATTCTGCTATCGAGTATGCCAAAGTAAGAAAGCAATTCGGCCAGCCCATTGGCGCTTTCCAGGCTGTCCAGCACCTCTGCGTCGACATGTACGAGACGGTGGAGCTGGCACGTGGCGGTGTGATGTATGCACTTTGGGCAGCTGACCGCGCGGGCTCGCACGAGCGCCACGTATCTGCGCTGCGTGCCAAGGCATTCGCGGGTCGGCTGGCGAGCGTCGGCGATGTCGCGATCCAGGTCTTCGGCGGCATCGGCTACACGTGGGAGCACCACGCCCACCTCTACCTCAAGCGCCTGCTGGGCTGGCATTCCTTTCTCGGCGGACCCGACCGATACCTGGAACAGGTCGGCGCACAGCTCGTGCGCCGATCGGCAAGGAGCAACCAGTGA
- a CDS encoding SDR family NAD(P)-dependent oxidoreductase has protein sequence MIDFTGQVVIVTGGGRGLGRLYAIEFARRGAAVVVNDLGGSMHGDGADTRVADQVVDEIQRAGGTAVASHDSVDSPEGGAAIVGAAVDRFGRLDAVVSNAGIFTSIPFEELSHEDWRRMLSVHLDGGFYLSQPAYRVMKNQGYGRFVFISSSAGMFGQPLEAHYAAAKAGLVGLTNVIAIEGAQHGILANAVLPFGFSRMVTETVGDPKILEELGFLKAIQPELVVPIVVFLASRACELSHHNFSACAGRFARIFVGLGDGWLAEPGSSPTVEDVAAHLPKICATEPFTVPASIFEEVFAVCERLGISA, from the coding sequence GTGATCGACTTCACCGGCCAGGTTGTTATCGTCACCGGCGGGGGGCGAGGCCTTGGCCGCCTCTACGCAATCGAATTCGCGCGGCGCGGTGCCGCAGTAGTGGTAAACGATCTGGGCGGCAGCATGCACGGTGACGGTGCGGATACCAGGGTCGCCGACCAGGTCGTCGACGAGATCCAGCGCGCCGGTGGCACCGCGGTGGCATCGCATGACTCCGTCGACAGCCCGGAAGGCGGCGCGGCAATCGTAGGCGCTGCCGTCGACCGGTTCGGGCGGCTCGACGCAGTGGTGAGCAACGCCGGCATCTTCACCAGCATTCCGTTCGAGGAGCTGTCCCATGAAGACTGGCGCCGCATGCTAAGTGTGCACTTGGACGGCGGTTTCTACTTGAGCCAGCCCGCATACCGGGTGATGAAGAACCAGGGTTACGGCCGGTTTGTGTTCATCTCGTCGTCCGCAGGGATGTTCGGCCAGCCGCTGGAGGCTCACTATGCCGCGGCCAAAGCAGGGCTGGTCGGGCTGACCAACGTCATCGCGATCGAAGGCGCCCAGCACGGAATCTTGGCCAACGCAGTTCTGCCGTTTGGGTTTTCGCGGATGGTTACCGAAACGGTCGGCGATCCGAAAATCCTTGAGGAACTGGGCTTTTTGAAGGCAATACAGCCGGAGCTGGTCGTGCCGATCGTCGTCTTCCTGGCCAGCCGGGCATGCGAACTCAGTCATCACAATTTCTCGGCCTGCGCGGGCCGCTTTGCGCGGATATTCGTCGGTCTCGGCGATGGCTGGCTCGCCGAGCCGGGCAGCAGCCCGACTGTCGAGGACGTCGCCGCTCACCTGCCCAAAATATGCGCGACGGAGCCGTTTACGGTGCCGGCATCGATCTTCGAGGAAGTTTTCGCAGTCTGCGAGCGGCTCGGGATCAGTGCATAG
- a CDS encoding lipase family protein, whose product MAAIVLVWVGSIGPCVASARADGDEPRYQEFYTPPDPLPPGHPGDVIRTEPSRLVLEPSGQLGAIVASGTRIMYRSTDTRGNPIAVTGTYFEPDNPWPGTGPRPLISYAPGTQGQGNQCAPSRMFNQGIHYSGGWDIMFNYEELFVATMVARGFAIVMTDYEGLGTPPMHTYVDRVAEGQAALDAARAAMRLPGTSLDPHGPVAFWGYSQGGGAAASAAELASSYAPELHIVGTYAGAPVADLKELLPYADGSALVGVVGYAINGAIAAYPEHADAIRSKLTPRGQAMLESVSRQCVGQTILDFAFRHLQPYFTEDVWQVINEEPFSSLLDEQRVGRYKPNAPVLINSNRYDPLVPWTAANQLGRDWCAQGADVEFRTNEEPPFLNKLVVNHALPMLVDGEPAMQWIAARFNGEPTSPNCGQF is encoded by the coding sequence CTGGCTGCAATTGTGCTCGTGTGGGTCGGCAGTATCGGCCCATGTGTGGCATCGGCGCGTGCGGATGGCGATGAACCGCGGTACCAGGAGTTCTACACACCGCCGGACCCTCTGCCGCCCGGCCATCCGGGCGATGTGATCCGCACGGAGCCGTCGCGGCTGGTGCTCGAGCCGTCGGGCCAGCTGGGCGCGATCGTGGCGAGCGGTACCCGGATCATGTATCGAAGCACCGATACGCGGGGCAACCCGATCGCGGTCACCGGTACCTACTTCGAACCCGACAACCCGTGGCCGGGCACGGGGCCACGGCCCCTGATCAGCTACGCGCCCGGGACCCAGGGACAAGGAAATCAATGTGCACCGTCGCGGATGTTCAACCAGGGAATCCACTATTCCGGCGGCTGGGACATCATGTTCAACTACGAGGAACTCTTCGTCGCCACCATGGTCGCCCGCGGGTTCGCGATCGTGATGACCGACTACGAGGGGCTCGGTACGCCGCCGATGCACACCTATGTGGATCGCGTCGCCGAGGGCCAGGCCGCCCTCGATGCCGCCCGCGCAGCCATGCGGCTGCCGGGAACGTCGCTGGATCCGCATGGCCCCGTGGCGTTCTGGGGTTACTCGCAGGGCGGCGGGGCGGCGGCATCGGCCGCCGAGCTGGCGTCGTCGTACGCGCCTGAACTCCACATCGTGGGCACCTATGCCGGCGCCCCCGTGGCCGACCTCAAGGAACTGCTGCCCTACGCCGACGGTAGCGCACTGGTCGGGGTGGTCGGCTACGCAATCAACGGCGCGATCGCCGCTTATCCCGAACACGCCGACGCGATCCGCTCGAAGCTGACCCCGCGCGGTCAAGCCATGCTCGAATCGGTCTCACGCCAGTGTGTCGGACAAACGATCCTCGATTTCGCCTTCCGCCACCTGCAGCCGTACTTCACCGAAGACGTCTGGCAGGTCATCAACGAGGAGCCGTTCAGCAGCCTTCTGGATGAGCAGCGCGTCGGACGCTACAAGCCCAACGCTCCGGTGCTGATCAACAGCAACCGCTACGACCCGTTGGTGCCATGGACCGCGGCCAATCAGTTGGGCCGCGACTGGTGCGCCCAGGGTGCCGATGTGGAGTTCCGCACCAACGAGGAGCCACCGTTCCTCAACAAACTCGTCGTCAATCACGCACTGCCGATGCTCGTCGATGGTGAACCGGCCATGCAATGGATCGCCGCCCGCTTCAACGGAGAACCCACTTCACCTAATTGCGGCCAGTTTTGA
- a CDS encoding spirocyclase AveC family protein: MSAELTPLLTASLAFAYVGGIAFVAVGAYLSYRRRRLHPLLLMCICAISFSWIEAPYDWAMYAQFAPALPRMPSWWPLNMTWGGLPSSVPIGYIPYFVLPAVIGAALGRRLSAKFHWPRPTTLLSVGLAVGFCWAFLFNAIVGARLGVFHYGYVIPGLGLWQGTSHQYPVYDSLAMGVQMMVFTYLLGRTDSEGRNVIEMWAEKRSTSRFRSSMLSIIAVVVVGNVLYGAVFAPHLVTKLAGWVTAGPTVALFPGVPNQPR, from the coding sequence ATGAGCGCCGAGCTGACCCCTTTGCTCACGGCGTCCCTGGCCTTCGCCTACGTCGGGGGCATCGCGTTCGTGGCGGTCGGCGCCTACCTCAGCTACCGGCGGCGGCGATTGCACCCACTTCTACTCATGTGCATCTGCGCCATCTCCTTCTCCTGGATCGAGGCGCCCTACGACTGGGCGATGTATGCGCAGTTTGCCCCTGCTCTTCCCCGGATGCCGTCGTGGTGGCCGTTGAACATGACGTGGGGCGGGCTGCCGTCGTCGGTACCCATCGGCTACATCCCCTACTTCGTGCTGCCCGCCGTGATCGGCGCGGCGCTCGGGCGGCGGTTGAGCGCGAAGTTCCACTGGCCCAGACCGACCACACTGCTTAGCGTCGGGCTTGCCGTCGGCTTCTGCTGGGCCTTCCTCTTCAACGCGATCGTGGGAGCCCGGCTCGGCGTCTTCCATTACGGGTACGTGATTCCCGGCCTGGGGCTGTGGCAGGGGACCAGCCACCAGTACCCCGTCTACGACTCCCTGGCGATGGGCGTGCAGATGATGGTCTTCACCTACCTTCTCGGCCGCACAGATTCCGAAGGCCGGAACGTCATCGAGATGTGGGCCGAGAAGAGGTCGACGAGCCGTTTTCGGTCGTCGATGCTGTCCATCATCGCGGTCGTCGTCGTCGGAAACGTTCTCTACGGCGCCGTCTTCGCACCGCATTTGGTAACCAAGCTGGCGGGGTGGGTGACCGCGGGCCCGACGGTCGCGCTGTTTCCGGGTGTTCCTAACCAACCCCGGTAA
- a CDS encoding amidohydrolase family protein has protein sequence MKMDDFILVSVDDHLVEPPDMFEGHIPDKYKNDVPKLVKRADGTDAWVFEGQEATNVGLNAVAGRPPDEYGAEPTKLSEIREGCYNIHERIRDMNANGVVAAMNFPSYPQFCGQYFARAQDKDLGLAVLRAYNDWHIDEWCGTYPGRMIPLALPPIWDPHLMAEEVRRVAKKGCHAVTFSENPEKLGYPSLHNSHWDPFWQACNDENTVVCLHIGSSSSVVITSIEAPVDTMITLQPMSIVNAAADLVWSPVLRKFPDLKFALSEGGIGWIPYFLERIDRVYKMHRAWTHQDFGDKLPSDVFNERIITCFIDDSFGIESRHKLNIDMITWECDYPHSDSTWPVAPETLAIYLNGVPDDEVNKITHENAIRLFSFDLFKHIPRDQATVGALRAQAKDVDLGYRSSARLKKTGTETVTVLDLAAKLPSSS, from the coding sequence ATGAAAATGGACGACTTCATCCTGGTTTCCGTGGACGACCACCTTGTGGAACCTCCCGACATGTTCGAGGGTCACATCCCCGACAAGTACAAAAACGACGTACCGAAGCTGGTCAAGCGGGCCGACGGGACCGACGCCTGGGTATTCGAGGGTCAAGAAGCCACCAACGTCGGGCTCAACGCCGTCGCGGGCCGCCCACCGGACGAGTACGGCGCCGAGCCAACCAAACTCAGCGAAATCCGCGAGGGCTGCTACAACATCCACGAACGGATCCGCGACATGAACGCCAACGGCGTCGTCGCCGCGATGAACTTCCCGTCCTACCCGCAGTTCTGCGGTCAATACTTCGCCCGCGCTCAGGACAAGGACCTCGGTCTGGCGGTGCTGCGCGCCTACAACGACTGGCACATCGACGAGTGGTGTGGTACTTACCCCGGGCGCATGATTCCGCTTGCACTGCCTCCGATTTGGGATCCCCACTTGATGGCCGAGGAGGTGCGGCGGGTAGCCAAGAAGGGCTGCCATGCGGTGACGTTCTCCGAGAACCCGGAGAAGCTCGGGTACCCTTCTTTGCACAATTCCCATTGGGATCCGTTCTGGCAGGCCTGCAACGACGAGAACACAGTCGTGTGCCTGCACATCGGCTCGTCGTCGTCGGTGGTGATCACCTCGATCGAGGCACCCGTCGACACGATGATCACGCTGCAGCCGATGAGCATCGTCAACGCCGCCGCCGATCTGGTGTGGTCGCCGGTCCTGCGCAAGTTCCCCGACCTGAAGTTCGCGCTGTCCGAGGGCGGGATCGGGTGGATTCCGTACTTCCTGGAGCGCATCGACCGCGTCTACAAGATGCATCGGGCCTGGACGCATCAAGACTTCGGCGACAAACTGCCCAGCGACGTGTTCAACGAGCGGATCATCACCTGCTTCATCGACGACAGCTTCGGCATCGAGAGCCGTCACAAACTCAACATCGACATGATCACCTGGGAATGCGACTACCCGCATTCCGATTCGACCTGGCCGGTCGCGCCGGAGACGCTGGCCATCTACCTCAACGGGGTGCCCGACGACGAGGTCAACAAGATCACCCACGAGAACGCCATCCGGCTTTTTTCGTTTGACCTGTTCAAGCACATACCACGCGATCAGGCAACCGTTGGCGCTTTGCGGGCACAGGCCAAGGACGTCGACCTGGGGTACCGATCCTCGGCCCGGCTCAAGAAGACCGGAACCGAGACCGTGACAGTGCTGGATCTGGCCGCGAAGCTGCCGTCGTCGAGCTGA
- a CDS encoding nitroreductase family protein, which translates to MDVDYLLTATRSARKSLDVDAPVDLGDIRDCLRIGLQAANGSNQQSWRWLVVSEPRLREQIAALYRDAYLLRVGGQMIAGLVPADTPGGRLMSSTEWLVENLARVPLLVIPCYEPYLPRIDGDESFHLATLYGSIFPAVWNFQLALHTRGYGTCVTTLHLHHEAAIRELLSIPDGYVQGCLLPVGRLRQGKTFRPATRRPLEEVVALDGWDGASI; encoded by the coding sequence ATGGATGTCGACTATTTGCTAACTGCCACCCGGTCGGCACGCAAGTCGCTTGATGTGGACGCGCCCGTCGACCTCGGCGACATCCGTGACTGCCTCCGCATCGGATTGCAGGCTGCCAACGGCTCCAACCAACAGTCGTGGCGCTGGCTCGTGGTCAGTGAGCCCAGGCTGCGCGAGCAGATCGCCGCGCTGTATCGCGACGCGTATCTGTTAAGAGTCGGTGGCCAGATGATTGCCGGGTTGGTCCCCGCCGACACCCCTGGCGGACGCCTGATGTCGTCGACCGAGTGGCTCGTCGAGAACCTGGCCAGGGTGCCGCTGCTCGTAATCCCCTGCTACGAGCCATACTTGCCGCGCATCGACGGCGACGAGTCGTTCCACCTGGCGACCCTGTACGGTTCGATCTTCCCGGCGGTGTGGAATTTCCAGCTTGCGCTACACACCCGGGGCTACGGGACCTGTGTGACAACGCTGCACCTCCACCACGAGGCCGCCATCCGCGAACTGCTCAGCATCCCGGACGGTTACGTACAGGGGTGCCTGCTCCCGGTCGGGCGTCTGCGTCAGGGAAAGACGTTTCGGCCGGCAACGCGACGGCCACTCGAGGAGGTGGTCGCCCTCGATGGCTGGGATGGTGCGTCCATCTGA
- a CDS encoding TetR/AcrR family transcriptional regulator: protein MIPPPTNAGGAYDDGTRRTEILQTAASLIASSGLRTSLQEIADAAGILPGSLYHHFESKEAILVELVRRYHADLERIGELAHDRLDEPGSRPVSEKIIELGSAIARCAVQHRAALQMSFYEAPSANRELVALLRQPPTAVQEAMLQTLRAGKWSGYIRADIDLPTLADRICQSILHVGLDVIRHTAAADQAAELLCRIMLQGLASRPYGDEELNRSKAFAAAEQAIETWADEARSNPNDKAAYVRAVARAEFGRKGYEVTTIRDIASAAGLGTGTVYRLIGSKDELLASIMESFGNKAGGGFASVLRADATPIEKLDALTWVNINALDRFPDEWKIQLAWMRQSPPDTPNPGLMFTTRLRQLKSLLSEGIRSKDIRVDSPSLEMLSRCVMDVLWMPENIVRTEGNQAALRLARDTVVRGVAERAS, encoded by the coding sequence GTGATACCGCCACCTACGAACGCCGGAGGGGCCTACGACGACGGGACGCGGCGCACGGAAATCCTGCAGACCGCAGCTTCGTTGATCGCGTCTTCGGGTTTGCGGACGTCCCTGCAGGAAATCGCCGACGCAGCTGGCATTCTGCCGGGAAGCCTCTACCACCACTTTGAGTCCAAGGAGGCGATCCTGGTCGAATTGGTACGGCGCTATCACGCTGACCTGGAGCGTATCGGCGAACTCGCTCATGACAGGTTAGATGAACCAGGTTCCCGGCCGGTCTCGGAAAAGATCATCGAACTGGGATCGGCAATCGCACGGTGCGCCGTTCAGCATCGCGCGGCTTTGCAGATGTCCTTCTATGAGGCGCCGAGCGCAAATCGGGAGCTCGTTGCGTTGCTGCGGCAGCCGCCGACGGCGGTCCAGGAGGCAATGCTGCAGACCTTGCGGGCCGGTAAATGGAGCGGCTACATCAGAGCCGATATCGATCTGCCTACCCTGGCAGACCGGATCTGCCAGTCAATCCTGCATGTCGGCCTCGACGTGATCCGGCATACCGCTGCCGCCGACCAGGCCGCCGAATTGTTGTGCCGGATCATGTTGCAAGGCCTGGCAAGCCGGCCGTACGGCGATGAGGAATTGAACCGCTCCAAAGCGTTTGCAGCCGCAGAGCAGGCCATCGAAACGTGGGCCGATGAGGCTAGGTCGAACCCCAACGACAAGGCTGCCTATGTGCGCGCTGTCGCACGAGCCGAGTTTGGCCGCAAAGGCTATGAAGTCACCACCATTAGGGACATCGCTTCGGCCGCGGGCCTCGGCACCGGCACGGTCTACCGGCTCATCGGTTCCAAAGACGAACTGCTCGCGTCGATCATGGAGTCGTTTGGCAACAAGGCGGGCGGGGGGTTCGCCAGTGTTCTACGTGCCGATGCGACGCCTATCGAAAAGCTCGATGCACTCACCTGGGTCAATATCAATGCGCTAGACCGATTCCCGGACGAGTGGAAGATTCAGCTGGCATGGATGCGCCAGTCCCCTCCAGACACTCCTAACCCGGGCCTGATGTTCACCACGCGACTGAGGCAACTCAAATCACTGCTGTCGGAGGGGATTCGGTCGAAAGACATCCGCGTAGACAGCCCCTCACTCGAAATGCTGTCGCGGTGCGTCATGGATGTTCTGTGGATGCCTGAGAACATTGTTCGGACGGAGGGAAACCAGGCGGCATTGAGGCTTGCCCGTGACACGGTGGTGCGCGGAGTCGCCGAACGCGCCAGCTGA